From a single Nostoc sp. MS1 genomic region:
- a CDS encoding histidine triad nucleotide-binding protein: MSETTETIFSKIIRREIPANIVYEDDLALAFKDVNPQAPVHILVIPKKPIAKLSDTESGDHALLGHLLLTVKRVAEQAGLENGYRVVINNGNDGGQTVYHLHIHILGGRPMAWPPG; encoded by the coding sequence ATGAGTGAAACCACAGAGACAATTTTCAGCAAAATCATTCGTCGAGAAATTCCCGCTAACATCGTTTATGAAGATGATTTAGCTTTAGCCTTCAAAGATGTTAATCCTCAAGCCCCAGTACACATTCTTGTAATTCCCAAGAAACCCATAGCCAAACTGTCTGATACTGAATCTGGGGATCATGCCCTTTTGGGACATCTTTTGCTAACTGTCAAGCGCGTTGCCGAACAAGCAGGACTCGAAAATGGCTATCGAGTTGTCATCAATAACGGTAATGATGGAGGACAAACAGTCTATCATCTACACATACATATTCTAGGTGGGCGGCCAATGGCATGGCCACCTGGTTGA
- a CDS encoding YifB family Mg chelatase-like AAA ATPase, with translation MLARVWSASIVGIDAVKVGVEVDISGGLPGIVVLGLPDSAVQESKERVKATLKNAGFAFPMRKIVINLTPADLRKEGPCFDLPISVGILAASEQVKADLLGDYLFLGEVSLDGSLRPIAGVLPIAATAKKMGIAGLVVPVDNAQEASVVQGLAVYGCKNVSEVVDLLNNPGRHKPLELDESKDITSVSYAIADLKDVKGQAHARRALEIAAAGGHNLIFVGPPGSGKTMLARRLPSILPPLSFTEALEVTRIHSVAGLLKNRGCLVRDRPFRSPHHSASGPSLVGGGSFPRPGEISLSHRGVLFLDELTEFKRDVLEFLRQPLEDGYVTISRTRQSVMFPAQFTLVASTNPCPCGYYGDTIQQCTCSPRQREQYWGKLSGPLMDRIDLQVAVNRLKPEEITQQPTGETSAAVRERVQQARDRAINRFQEESNLRCNAQMQSRHMQKWCNLDDSGRNLLETAIRKLGLSARASDRILKVARTIADLAGEDELKPNHVAEAIQYRTIDRMQ, from the coding sequence ATGCTTGCTAGAGTCTGGAGTGCATCAATTGTCGGCATCGATGCCGTTAAAGTGGGCGTAGAAGTCGATATTTCAGGGGGTTTGCCGGGAATTGTGGTTTTGGGACTACCAGATTCAGCAGTTCAGGAGTCGAAAGAGAGGGTGAAAGCAACGCTCAAAAATGCAGGTTTTGCTTTTCCGATGAGAAAAATTGTGATTAACCTGACTCCGGCGGATTTACGCAAGGAAGGCCCCTGTTTCGATTTACCTATTAGTGTGGGAATTTTAGCGGCTTCTGAGCAAGTTAAGGCGGATTTGTTGGGTGATTATCTGTTTTTGGGTGAAGTTTCTCTGGATGGTAGTTTACGCCCTATTGCTGGGGTTTTACCTATTGCTGCTACTGCCAAAAAAATGGGCATTGCTGGTTTGGTTGTGCCTGTGGATAATGCTCAAGAGGCTTCAGTGGTGCAGGGTTTGGCTGTGTATGGTTGTAAGAATGTGTCGGAGGTGGTAGATTTATTAAATAATCCTGGTCGGCACAAACCTTTAGAGTTGGATGAATCAAAAGATATCACATCAGTATCTTACGCGATCGCCGATTTAAAGGACGTAAAAGGACAAGCTCATGCTCGTCGCGCTTTAGAAATTGCTGCGGCAGGCGGACATAATTTGATTTTTGTCGGGCCTCCAGGAAGTGGGAAAACGATGCTGGCACGACGTTTGCCTAGTATCTTACCACCTCTGAGTTTTACTGAAGCTTTGGAAGTAACTCGGATTCACTCAGTGGCTGGTTTATTAAAAAACCGTGGTTGCTTAGTGCGCGATCGCCCTTTTCGCAGTCCTCACCATTCAGCATCCGGGCCTTCTCTTGTGGGTGGTGGTAGTTTTCCTCGTCCTGGGGAAATTTCCTTATCACACCGAGGGGTACTTTTCCTCGATGAATTAACAGAATTTAAACGTGATGTTTTAGAATTTTTGCGCCAGCCTTTGGAAGATGGCTATGTGACTATTTCCCGCACCAGACAATCTGTAATGTTCCCTGCACAGTTTACCTTAGTAGCAAGTACTAACCCCTGTCCTTGTGGTTACTACGGTGATACCATCCAGCAGTGTACATGTTCGCCAAGACAACGAGAACAGTATTGGGGAAAGCTTTCCGGGCCGTTGATGGATCGGATTGATTTGCAAGTTGCAGTTAATCGCCTGAAACCAGAAGAAATAACCCAACAGCCGACAGGAGAAACTTCTGCGGCCGTGCGTGAGAGGGTACAACAAGCACGCGATCGCGCTATTAACCGTTTTCAAGAAGAATCAAATCTGCGTTGTAATGCCCAAATGCAAAGTCGGCATATGCAGAAATGGTGCAACCTGGATGATAGTGGGCGCAACTTGTTAGAAACGGCAATTAGAAAGTTGGGCTTATCTGCAAGAGCAAGCGATCGCATTCTGAAGGTAGCTCGGACTATTGCAGATTTAGCAGGGGAAGATGAGTTAAAACCTAATCATGTGGCAGAGGCTATTCAGTACCGTACTATAGACAGGATGCAGTAG